From the genome of Brassica oleracea var. oleracea cultivar TO1000 chromosome C4, BOL, whole genome shotgun sequence:
TTGTTTGGTTTTAGCGAGAAAGGGAGAGACTTTGGGGAGAGGAGCGATTGTGAAGATAGCAGAGACTAAAGGTGCTCTCGGCGTCTTGATATACGACGAGAGCGACGGTGGTGGGCTCGGAGGGATCGAGAGAGGCACGGTGATGAGAGGTATCGGAGACCCGGTTAGTCCGGGTTGGCCCGGAGTCGTCGGAGGAGAGAAGCTGAGATTGGAAGATGATCGTGTCTCTCGGAGATTCCCAAAGATTCCGTCTTTGCCTCTGTCTCTCCACAATGCAGAGATCATATTGGCTTCTCTGGACGGCTCTAGAGCTCCAGGGGAATGGCGAACGGGTCGGGTCAGGTCAAGTCAACGGGTTGGCCCGGGACGGGTTGTTGTCAACATGACGTTACAGGTAAAACCGTTATGTCTTTTTCTTGGTTTTGACTTTTTTTTTTGGTAGTGAAACGTCTTTGGTTTTGTACTTTGAAGGGGGAGATGAAGATGAAGAAGATTCACAATGTTGTGGCTACAATAAGAGGTAGTGAAGAACCGGACCGGTTTGTGATTCTTGGGAACCATAGAGACGCATGGACTTATGGAGCTGTTGATCCAAACAGTGGAACGTCTGCTTTACTTGACATTGGTCGACGATTCTCTCTTTTGCTTGAATCTGGCTGGAGACCTCGTAGGACCATTCTCCTTTGTAGTTGGGATGCTGAAGAGTTCGGAATGGTTAGTAATGCATGGCCGGTCTTGAGATTTTAGACAGATTTAGTAAAATATTTAATAAATATTTTTTTTTTTCAAATTTGAGAGTTTATGTCTATGTAATTTTTTTAAAAAATTTGAGAGTTAGAGACGAATGTTTCATTTGGCTTTGCTCATGACCGAGCTTGTAATATGTTATTAGAAAAAAGCTGAGTCTGCTTGATGGATTGAGTAAACCATTTTTGTTTTGTTTTGTAGATTGGATCAACAGAATGGGTTGAAGAACATGTTCTTAACTTAGGTGCAAGTGCTGTTGCTTATCTTAATGTTGATTGTGCGGTCCAAGGCTCTGGATTTTTTGCTGGTGCAACTCCTCAACTAGACAGTGTTCTTGTAGATGCCTTGAAGCTGGTAATAATAATACTAATGCGGACATTATCAAGCAATTTGTAAAAATCTTAAGTCTCTAGTA
Proteins encoded in this window:
- the LOC106338639 gene encoding probable glutamate carboxypeptidase 2 — protein: MDELEDHWWDFQRHLELKKECLEWSLGEQGMGATSPERHHQSGTVVFVNHGEERDYRALEVIGVSVRGCLVLARKGETLGRGAIVKIAETKGALGVLIYDESDGGGLGGIERGTVMRGIGDPVSPGWPGVVGGEKLRLEDDRVSRRFPKIPSLPLSLHNAEIILASLDGSRAPGEWRTGRVRSSQRVGPGRVVVNMTLQGEMKMKKIHNVVATIRGSEEPDRFVILGNHRDAWTYGAVDPNSGTSALLDIGRRFSLLLESGWRPRRTILLCSWDAEEFGMIGSTEWVEEHVLNLGASAVAYLNVDCAVQGSGFFAGATPQLDSVLVDALKLVQDPDDVTLTVEETFKSQNNNIERLSRVDSDFSGFLHHAGIPSIDMYYGADYPVYHTAFDSYDWMIRNADPLFHRHVAMAGIWGLLGIILADEPV